DNA sequence from the Anaerolineales bacterium genome:
CAGAGGCGCAAAGCCCGATCCCCCAAGCGTCCATCTGGATCGGGATGCCTCCCAAGGAGGAAACGGCGTCGACCATCAGGACGCGGCCATAACGAGCCGCCATCGGGCCGATCTCCTGGATGGGGTTGACGATCGTGGTCGAGGTTTCGAGGTGAACGATGGCCGCCAGGCGGGCCTGTGGGTAGTCTTCAAAGGCCTTGCGGAAATCCGCTGGATCCAGAGGCTGCCCCCAGGGGGCGTGAACCGGAATGACCTCCAGCCCATACTGCTGGGCTATGGCCACCAGGCGCTCGCCAAACCAGCCGTTGACCCCGATCACGACCTGCTCCCCGGTCGAAAGCGAACTTCCTAAGCAGGCATCCAGGGCCGACGAGCCGGATCCGACGAGAATGAACACGTCCCCACTCGTCCCATACACCTTCCGAAGCATGTCCAGGGTCTCATTGTGAATGTGTGTCCACTCCGGGCCGTAGTGGGGCTGAACCGGGCCTCCCATGGCCTCCAGGACCTCTTCCTCCGGTTGGATAGGACCAGGGATCATCAGCTTGAGTGTGGGTGTGGGTGTGCTCATCGTCCTTGCCACCTGATCAGGAAGACCCTCCTCGTTCTCTGGCTCCTATCCAGCGAAGGACATGCCATAGGAGTCAATCTTCACTCTCAACATCGCGGATGACGCTGGCGTGGAGCTCATCGATCATCCCCTCCAGCCGCTTCATCAGTTCTTGCCCTTTCGGCTCGCCCGTGGCCATTGCTGGCCAGCGGTCGAAATCCGAGAGCCGCTCCATGCCGGTGAACAGCCATGTTGGACCGTCGCCGAGGCTGTACAGGCGGGAGTACACCCGGACTTCGAATCCTCGCTCGCGCCAGTACGGCAAGCACTCCTTGCGCAGGAAGTCCTCCAGCTCGGACTGATCCCCCTTGGCCTTGATGACTTCCACGTGATACGTCCGAGCCATCTGACCCTCTCTTCAAGCTGAGCGCCCCTTGGGCGGCGTCAATAGTTTAGCCGGAAGGAGTCGCATCGCGGAGAGCCAGCGCGACCTTCTCCGGTGTGATTGGCAGAGAGCGGAAGCGGACCCCCGTGGCTGCAGCGATAGCATTAGCGACTGCCGCCGGCGGGTGGATTACAGGCGACTCCCCAAGTCCCTTGCTGCCGAAGGTCGTCAGGCTCGAGGGGTGCTCGACAATGATCACCTGTATCTCCGGCAGGTCTGCAATGGTGGGAAGCTTGTAATCGGTCCAATTGGTGTTGGTCCGCATGCCTTCCCGGTCGTACAGCACTTCTTCCATGAGGGCCATCCCAATGCCCTGCATCACGCCGCCCTCGATCTGCCCCTCAATCAGCGTGGGGTTGACCGCTCGGCCGATGTCATGGGCCGCGGCGTAGCGCAGCACGCGAACCACTCCCGTATCCGGGTCGACGTCTACTTCGGCCGCGTGGCAGTGGAAGCTGGGATAGTGGAATGCCGGGTAGAAGCAGGATTTCAGCCGAGTGTCGTCGTAGGTTGTCGGATCCGGGCGGGATTCGGCGCGGCTGCGCAGGCTGTCGGCCGGCGCTCGCTGGGCCA
Encoded proteins:
- a CDS encoding aminotransferase class V-fold PLP-dependent enzyme; its protein translation is MSTPTPTLKLMIPGPIQPEEEVLEAMGGPVQPHYGPEWTHIHNETLDMLRKVYGTSGDVFILVGSGSSALDACLGSSLSTGEQVVIGVNGWFGERLVAIAQQYGLEVIPVHAPWGQPLDPADFRKAFEDYPQARLAAIVHLETSTTIVNPIQEIGPMAARYGRVLMVDAVSSLGGIPIQMDAWGIGLCAS